A genomic stretch from Flavobacterium sp. KS-LB2 includes:
- a CDS encoding DUF2007 domain-containing protein: MEDFQTIAIFNYSHEIVVLKHLLEQEKINYFFENEALVSVDPFGSFAYGGIKLKIHINDFEKVQEFLDDLNNNLKIV; this comes from the coding sequence ATGGAAGACTTTCAAACCATTGCAATTTTTAATTACTCACATGAAATTGTTGTACTGAAACATTTATTGGAACAAGAAAAAATTAATTATTTTTTTGAAAATGAAGCCTTAGTTTCAGTGGATCCATTTGGGAGTTTTGCTTACGGTGGCATCAAGCTCAAAATTCACATTAATGATTTTGAAAAAGTACAAGAATTTTTGGATGACCTAAATAACAATTTAAAAATCGTTTGA